From the genome of Clostridia bacterium, one region includes:
- the groL gene encoding chaperonin GroEL (60 kDa chaperone family; promotes refolding of misfolded polypeptides especially under stressful conditions; forms two stacked rings of heptamers to form a barrel-shaped 14mer; ends can be capped by GroES; misfolded proteins enter the barrel where they are refolded when GroES binds) → MAKQICYGEEARKKLESGINQLADTVKITLGPKGRNVVLEKKFGAPLITNDGVTIAKEVELEDPFENMGAQLVKEVATKTNDVAGDGTTTATVLAQALVREGLKNIAAGANPMIVKKGIQKAVDTAIKEIVNNSKKVNGKDDIARVAAISAADEEVGTLIAEAMEKVSTDGVITVEESKTAETYSDVVEGMQFDRGYISPYMVTDTEKMEAVIDDALVLITDKKISNIQDILPLLEQIVQQGKKLVIVAEDIEGEALSTLIVNRLRGTFIVVGVKAPGFGDRRKEMLQDIAILTGGQVISEELGLDLKETTLDQLGRAGQIKVQKENTIIVNGNGNSSDIQARIAQIKGQIEETTSEFDKEKLQERLAKLAGGVAVIKVGAATETEMKEMKLRIEDALAATKAAVEEGIVAGGGTALINAIPKVKQLLEETDGDEKTGVMIVLKALEEPVKQIAKNAGLEGSVIIEKILSKDVNIGFNALKEEYVNMIEAGIVDPTKVTRSALQNAASVASMVLTTESLVADIPQPEAPVPQMPGGGMGMY, encoded by the coding sequence ATGGCTAAACAGATTTGCTACGGAGAAGAAGCGAGAAAAAAATTAGAATCAGGTATTAACCAGTTGGCTGATACTGTTAAAATAACATTAGGCCCTAAAGGAAGAAATGTTGTACTCGAAAAGAAATTCGGCGCACCTCTTATTACTAATGACGGTGTAACTATTGCCAAAGAAGTTGAACTTGAAGACCCGTTTGAAAATATGGGTGCACAGCTTGTTAAAGAAGTTGCAACCAAAACAAATGATGTAGCAGGGGATGGAACTACTACTGCGACAGTCCTTGCTCAGGCATTGGTAAGAGAAGGTCTTAAAAATATTGCTGCAGGTGCCAACCCTATGATTGTTAAAAAAGGTATCCAGAAAGCAGTTGACACAGCAATTAAAGAAATCGTTAACAATTCTAAAAAAGTTAACGGTAAAGATGATATAGCAAGAGTTGCTGCTATTTCTGCAGCAGACGAAGAAGTGGGAACTTTAATTGCAGAAGCAATGGAAAAAGTTTCAACAGACGGTGTTATTACTGTTGAAGAATCAAAAACAGCAGAAACATATTCTGATGTTGTAGAAGGTATGCAGTTTGACAGAGGCTATATCTCTCCTTATATGGTAACTGATACTGAAAAAATGGAAGCAGTTATAGATGATGCTTTAGTTTTAATTACAGATAAGAAAATTTCAAATATTCAGGACATTTTACCGCTTTTAGAACAAATCGTTCAGCAGGGTAAAAAACTTGTTATAGTTGCAGAAGATATTGAAGGGGAAGCACTTTCTACTCTTATTGTTAACAGATTAAGAGGAACATTTATAGTAGTCGGCGTTAAAGCACCTGGCTTTGGCGACAGAAGAAAAGAAATGCTTCAGGATATAGCAATTTTAACAGGCGGTCAGGTTATATCTGAAGAATTAGGCTTAGACCTTAAAGAAACAACTCTTGACCAGTTAGGAAGAGCAGGACAGATAAAAGTTCAGAAAGAAAATACAATAATTGTTAACGGTAACGGAAATTCTTCTGATATTCAGGCAAGAATTGCTCAGATTAAAGGTCAGATAGAAGAAACAACTTCTGAATTTGATAAAGAAAAATTACAGGAAAGACTTGCAAAACTTGCAGGTGGCGTTGCAGTTATCAAAGTTGGTGCTGCTACTGAAACTGAAATGAAAGAAATGAAATTAAGAATAGAAGATGCACTTGCAGCAACTAAAGCAGCAGTTGAAGAAGGTATCGTTGCAGGTGGTGGAACAGCGCTTATAAACGCTATACCAAAAGTTAAACAGTTGCTTGAAGAAACTGATGGCGATGAAAAAACAGGCGTTATGATAGTTTTAAAAGCATTGGAAGAGCCTGTTAAACAGATTGCCAAAAATGCAGGGCTTGAAGGCTCAGTTATTATTGAAAAGATTTTATCAAAAGATGTTAATATAGGCTTTAATGCGTTAAAAGAAGAGTATGTTAATATGATTGAAGCAGGTATTGTTGACCCTACAAAAGTTACAAGGTCAGCACTGCAGAATGCCGCATCAGTTGCGTCAATGGTACTTACTACCGAAAGCCTTGTTGCAGATATTCCACAGCCTGAAGCACCAGTGCCACAGATGCCAGGTGGAGGAATGGGAATGTATTAA
- a CDS encoding GPR endopeptidase gives MSMRTDLALEARELFLKSADIKDKILSSKNKKDNIIIQSVEILDERTSQVIKKPVGKYITLESEDFKLSDPALIKNASYVLKEELLNILKTISYKTILIVGLGNRNITSDALGPQVISKVMVTRHLKEYMPEHIDDDIMPVSAISPSVLGITGIETNDIISAVCKKVNPDLVFVIDALASSSPKRIATTIQITDTGINPGSGVGNNRKEISKNSLGIPVIAIGVPTVVDLVSVVSPSDKNNFEKDFFVTPKEIDRLIENLSKIIANGINLSLHNNIDLEYIEAFIG, from the coding sequence ATGAGTATGCGAACAGACTTAGCATTAGAGGCAAGGGAATTGTTTTTAAAAAGCGCTGATATAAAAGATAAAATATTATCTTCAAAGAACAAAAAGGATAATATAATTATACAAAGCGTAGAAATTTTAGACGAAAGAACATCCCAGGTTATAAAAAAACCTGTTGGGAAATATATTACCTTAGAGAGCGAAGATTTTAAACTTTCTGACCCTGCTCTTATAAAAAACGCAAGTTATGTATTAAAAGAAGAACTTTTGAATATTTTAAAAACTATATCGTATAAAACAATCTTAATAGTAGGTCTTGGAAACAGGAATATAACCTCTGATGCATTAGGCCCTCAGGTTATATCAAAAGTTATGGTAACAAGGCACTTAAAAGAATATATGCCTGAGCATATTGATGATGATATTATGCCTGTAAGTGCTATTTCTCCAAGTGTTTTAGGTATAACAGGAATAGAAACAAACGATATAATATCTGCAGTTTGTAAAAAGGTAAATCCTGATTTAGTGTTTGTAATAGATGCTCTTGCATCATCTTCGCCTAAAAGAATTGCAACAACTATACAGATTACCGATACAGGCATAAACCCCGGCTCAGGGGTGGGGAATAACCGTAAGGAAATTAGTAAAAACAGTCTGGGAATTCCTGTTATAGCCATTGGTGTTCCAACTGTTGTAGACCTTGTATCAGTCGTTTCTCCCAGTGATAAAAATAATTTTGAAAAAGACTTTTTTGTAACGCCGAAAGAAATAGATCGACTTATTGAAAACTTATCAAAAATCATTGCAAACGGAATAAATCTTTCTCTTCATAATAATATAGATTTAGAATATATTGAAGCATTTATCGGTTGA
- a CDS encoding manganese efflux pump: MSLFEFFIIGIALSMDAFAVSVCKGLSIKKLNIKAPVIVGLYFGSFQALMPFVGYLLGNAFKGYIMAFDHWVAFILLSLIGINMIKESKENECENDSSLSFKNMLVLAIATSIDALAVGVTFSFLDVKIIPAITIIGVTTFVLSMFGVKIGNIFGIKYKSKAEIFGGIILVVMGLKILIEHLFFE, from the coding sequence ATGAGTTTATTTGAATTTTTCATAATAGGTATAGCCTTATCAATGGATGCCTTTGCAGTATCAGTCTGCAAAGGGTTATCTATTAAAAAATTAAATATTAAAGCACCTGTGATTGTGGGCCTTTATTTTGGAAGTTTCCAAGCGCTTATGCCTTTTGTTGGGTACCTGCTCGGCAATGCTTTTAAAGGGTACATAATGGCTTTTGACCATTGGGTTGCATTTATACTTCTTTCGCTTATAGGTATAAATATGATTAAAGAATCAAAGGAAAACGAGTGTGAAAACGATTCTTCGCTGTCATTTAAAAATATGCTTGTTTTAGCAATAGCAACAAGTATTGATGCTCTGGCTGTAGGCGTTACATTTTCATTTTTAGATGTAAAAATTATTCCTGCAATAACCATAATCGGCGTAACCACATTTGTATTATCTATGTTTGGCGTTAAAATAGGTAATATTTTTGGAATAAAATATAAGTCAAAAGCAGAAATTTTCGGTGGAATTATTTTAGTGGTTATGGGGCTTAAAATACTTATTGAGCATTTATTTTTTGAATAG
- a CDS encoding arsenic efflux protein — protein sequence MHIFIHILEHSFIDSVKILPFIFLVYLIIEYIEHKNNTHLSHTLMKSGKLGGVFGGILGSIPQCGFSVIASDLYSKRAITLGTMLAIFIATSDEAIPIILSEPSKAHFVILVILIKVIIAIIFGTLIDFILNKKDKNICEEKDHHHHFHGNCEDCQGGILKTAFIHTIKIFIFLFVATFVLTYIIEIFGEDKFSYLLLKNSYLQPFISSLIGLIPNCAASVILTKSFLEGAISFGSLIAGLASGAGVGLLVLYKRNKNLTENIKITLVLYLIGAFSGLLIQILL from the coding sequence ATGCATATTTTCATTCACATTTTAGAGCATTCTTTTATAGACTCAGTTAAAATACTTCCGTTTATTTTTCTTGTTTATTTAATTATAGAATATATTGAGCATAAAAACAACACCCATTTAAGCCATACTCTTATGAAGTCAGGAAAACTTGGAGGAGTTTTTGGCGGAATACTCGGAAGCATACCCCAATGCGGTTTTTCCGTTATTGCATCTGATTTATATTCAAAAAGGGCAATAACTTTAGGAACAATGCTTGCAATTTTTATTGCAACAAGTGATGAGGCAATTCCTATCATTCTATCCGAGCCTTCAAAAGCACATTTTGTTATCTTAGTTATTTTAATTAAAGTTATAATTGCTATTATCTTTGGAACATTGATTGATTTTATATTAAATAAAAAGGATAAAAACATCTGCGAAGAAAAAGACCATCACCATCATTTTCACGGAAACTGTGAAGATTGCCAGGGTGGAATTTTAAAAACTGCCTTTATCCACACAATTAAAATATTTATTTTCTTATTTGTTGCAACCTTTGTTTTAACATACATAATTGAAATTTTCGGCGAAGATAAGTTTTCCTATCTTTTATTAAAAAATTCCTATCTTCAGCCTTTTATTTCTTCACTTATAGGTCTTATTCCAAACTGTGCGGCGTCAGTTATTTTAACCAAGAGTTTTTTAGAAGGTGCAATAAGTTTCGGCTCTTTGATAGCAGGGCTAGCCTCTGGTGCTGGGGTAGGTCTTTTAGTTCTTTATAAACGAAATAAAAATTTAACAGAAAATATTAAAATTACCCTTGTTCTTTACTTAATAGGTGCATTCAGCGGTCTTTTAATACAAATTCTTTTATAA
- the rpsT gene encoding 30S ribosomal protein S20 — MPNIKSAKKRVKVIETKTLRNQMLKSNLKTIIKKFEVAVNGNDKAKATEALKAAVKRIDQAVAKGILKKNTASRKKSQLACKLNKMSV; from the coding sequence TTGCCAAACATTAAATCAGCTAAAAAAAGAGTTAAAGTTATTGAAACTAAAACACTTAGAAATCAGATGCTTAAATCAAACTTAAAAACTATTATCAAAAAGTTTGAAGTTGCTGTTAACGGTAACGATAAAGCTAAAGCAACTGAAGCATTGAAAGCAGCGGTTAAAAGAATTGACCAGGCAGTTGCAAAAGGTATTTTAAAGAAAAATACTGCAAGCAGAAAAAAATCTCAGTTAGCATGTAAGCTTAACAAGATGTCTGTTTAA
- a CDS encoding homoserine dehydrogenase, with protein sequence MAKVAVMGYGVVGSGVVEVLDMNKNSIAKKVSENVDVKYILDIREFKDDPFGHLVISDFEKILGDEEISVVAEVMGGLNPAYDFTKRLLMAGKSVVTSNKELVATHGTELLQIAKENKVNYLFEASVGGGIPVIRPLYQCLCANEITSIKGILNGTTNYILTKMFKEGVSFDKALSDAQEKGYAERNPAADVEGHDACRKIAILTSLVYGKNVDYAKINTKGITDITETDVKYAEVMDGVIKLIGASEIISGKVYSSVEPSILYCDHPLAGIDGVFNGVMVNGNAVDDVLFYGRGAGKLPTASAVVADILDAVRNKSKSEKYFWEAADSDFIASYDENRASYLVRIKGEPDKVQIEKIFGDVEIIEAVDNEFGIITPCIVTGELESILKDMPVIKKIKVIK encoded by the coding sequence ATGGCTAAAGTTGCAGTAATGGGTTACGGAGTAGTTGGTTCAGGCGTAGTTGAAGTGCTTGATATGAATAAAAACTCTATTGCAAAAAAAGTATCGGAAAATGTTGATGTAAAATATATACTTGATATAAGGGAATTTAAGGATGACCCTTTCGGCCATCTTGTGATTTCTGATTTTGAGAAAATATTAGGCGACGAAGAAATATCAGTTGTTGCAGAAGTTATGGGTGGGCTTAACCCTGCTTACGATTTTACCAAAAGGCTTCTTATGGCAGGTAAAAGCGTTGTTACATCAAATAAAGAACTTGTGGCAACACACGGAACAGAACTTTTACAGATTGCAAAGGAAAATAAGGTTAATTATCTTTTTGAAGCAAGTGTTGGAGGAGGAATTCCTGTTATAAGACCGTTGTACCAATGCTTATGTGCAAATGAAATTACATCAATTAAGGGAATTTTAAACGGTACAACAAATTATATTTTAACCAAGATGTTTAAAGAGGGCGTAAGTTTTGATAAAGCTCTATCCGATGCTCAGGAAAAAGGCTATGCCGAAAGAAACCCTGCAGCAGATGTTGAAGGCCATGATGCCTGTAGAAAAATAGCAATTTTAACATCATTAGTTTACGGGAAAAATGTTGACTATGCTAAAATCAACACAAAGGGTATTACAGATATCACTGAAACAGATGTTAAATATGCAGAAGTTATGGATGGCGTTATTAAACTTATCGGCGCTTCCGAAATTATTTCGGGTAAGGTTTATTCTTCTGTTGAACCGTCTATATTATATTGCGACCATCCTTTAGCAGGAATTGACGGTGTGTTTAACGGTGTAATGGTTAATGGCAATGCAGTAGACGATGTTTTATTCTACGGAAGAGGAGCAGGTAAACTTCCAACTGCAAGTGCTGTTGTTGCGGATATTTTAGATGCTGTAAGAAATAAATCAAAATCTGAAAAATATTTCTGGGAAGCGGCAGATTCTGATTTTATCGCGTCATATGATGAAAACCGTGCATCATATCTTGTAAGAATAAAGGGTGAGCCTGATAAAGTTCAGATAGAAAAAATATTCGGTGATGTGGAAATAATCGAGGCAGTAGATAACGAGTTCGGTATTATCACACCGTGTATTGTAACAGGGGAATTAGAGAGCATTTTAAAAGATATGCCTGTAATAAAGAAAATAAAGGTAATTAAATAA
- a CDS encoding aspartate kinase produces MGIVVQKFGGSSVADAKKIFNVAGRIADTYNEGNDVVVVVSAMGDTTDDLIEKAREINDKASRREMDVLLSTGEQITISLLAMALEKMGYPVISLTGWQVAMITDSNNQKARLKNIQTERILSELDKKKIVVVAGFQGVNEYNDITTLGRGGSDTTAVAIAAAIKADVCEIYTDVDGVYTTDPRIVKNAKKLNDISYDEMLELASLGANVLHNRSVELAKKYNVNMEVKSSFEKVDGTKVKEVGLVEKMLVRGVARDNDVARISIMGIPDEPGKAYRVFDLLAKNNISVDIILQSIGRDNTKDISFTVCMDQLDEAVKVINENLELLGAKEVKSRSDISKVSIVGAGMASNPGVAAKMFEALYDAQINIHMISTSEIKVSVLINEKNAEKAVEVIHDKFFNN; encoded by the coding sequence ATGGGAATTGTAGTTCAGAAATTCGGTGGTTCATCCGTTGCCGACGCAAAGAAAATATTTAATGTTGCCGGCAGAATTGCAGACACATATAACGAAGGCAATGATGTTGTAGTTGTTGTTTCTGCTATGGGCGATACAACTGATGATTTAATAGAAAAAGCAAGAGAAATCAACGATAAAGCCTCAAGAAGAGAAATGGACGTTCTTTTATCAACAGGTGAACAGATAACTATTTCATTACTTGCAATGGCTTTGGAAAAAATGGGTTATCCTGTAATATCACTTACAGGTTGGCAGGTTGCCATGATTACTGACAGTAACAACCAGAAAGCAAGGCTTAAAAATATTCAGACAGAAAGAATCTTAAGCGAACTTGACAAGAAGAAAATTGTAGTTGTAGCAGGTTTCCAGGGTGTTAATGAATATAACGATATCACAACTTTGGGAAGAGGCGGTTCAGACACAACAGCAGTTGCAATAGCAGCAGCAATCAAAGCAGATGTATGCGAAATTTATACAGATGTTGACGGTGTGTATACCACCGACCCAAGAATAGTTAAAAACGCTAAGAAACTTAATGATATATCATATGATGAAATGCTTGAACTTGCATCGCTTGGTGCAAATGTTCTGCATAACCGTTCGGTAGAACTTGCAAAAAAATACAATGTTAATATGGAAGTTAAATCAAGTTTTGAAAAAGTAGATGGAACCAAGGTTAAGGAGGTTGGGCTTGTGGAAAAGATGTTAGTTAGAGGTGTAGCGAGAGATAATGATGTTGCAAGAATATCTATTATGGGTATTCCTGATGAACCGGGGAAAGCATACAGAGTGTTTGACCTTCTTGCAAAAAACAATATAAGCGTTGATATAATTTTACAGTCAATAGGAAGAGATAATACAAAGGATATTTCCTTTACAGTATGTATGGACCAACTTGACGAAGCAGTTAAAGTAATAAACGAAAATCTTGAACTTTTAGGTGCAAAAGAAGTTAAATCAAGAAGCGATATTTCAAAAGTTTCTATCGTTGGCGCAGGTATGGCTTCAAACCCTGGCGTTGCCGCAAAAATGTTTGAAGCATTATACGATGCCCAGATAAATATCCATATGATTTCAACATCTGAAATCAAAGTAAGTGTTTTAATCAATGAAAAGAATGCCGAAAAAGCAGTTGAAGTAATTCACGATAAGTTTTTTAATAACTAA
- a CDS encoding low molecular weight phosphotyrosine protein phosphatase, giving the protein MIKILFVCHGNICRSPMAEFIMKNLVKDFKEDFYIESRATSSEEIGNPVYPPAKRKLKEHGILCDLKTARKMTKEDYKNFDYIILMDKNNLRNIKYIIEEDTDNKISLLLNWAGEDKEVSDPWYTGDFDTCYNDILRGCKGVLKKIR; this is encoded by the coding sequence ATGATAAAAATATTGTTTGTATGTCATGGAAATATCTGCAGAAGCCCAATGGCTGAATTTATAATGAAGAATCTTGTAAAAGATTTTAAAGAAGATTTTTATATTGAATCAAGGGCAACCAGCAGTGAAGAAATAGGAAACCCTGTCTATCCCCCTGCAAAAAGAAAATTAAAAGAACACGGTATTTTATGCGACTTAAAAACTGCAAGAAAGATGACAAAGGAAGATTATAAAAATTTTGATTATATAATATTAATGGATAAAAACAATTTAAGAAACATTAAATATATCATAGAAGAGGATACGGATAATAAAATATCACTCCTTTTAAATTGGGCAGGGGAGGATAAGGAAGTTTCTGACCCATGGTATACGGGAGATTTTGATACCTGTTATAATGATATTTTAAGAGGTTGTAAAGGAGTTTTAAAGAAAATCAGATAA
- a CDS encoding nitroreductase family protein — MEIFDIIKRRRTIRSFKNIPVEREKLKLMVEAGRLAPSGGNLQPVKFIVVDSSKFCDLLFPHLRWAGYTTPYGVPTKEDAPRAYIIVLTDLNIRKDADNDASYAEENIVLLAESMGISSCIIGSVLREEVEKIFNIPDTMKIHTVIALGYPNQESFVFDMEDSVKYYLDENNNFHVPKRKTEDIVKYF, encoded by the coding sequence ATGGAAATTTTTGATATAATTAAAAGACGAAGAACTATAAGAAGTTTTAAAAATATACCTGTTGAAAGAGAAAAACTTAAGTTGATGGTTGAGGCAGGGCGTCTTGCTCCGTCAGGAGGGAATCTTCAGCCTGTTAAATTTATAGTGGTTGATTCTTCCAAATTCTGCGACCTTTTGTTCCCTCATTTAAGGTGGGCAGGGTATACAACACCGTATGGTGTGCCAACTAAAGAGGATGCTCCAAGAGCATATATAATCGTTCTTACTGATTTAAATATAAGAAAAGATGCAGATAATGACGCTTCATATGCTGAAGAAAATATTGTGCTTTTAGCAGAAAGTATGGGTATTTCATCTTGTATTATAGGCTCTGTTTTAAGAGAAGAAGTAGAAAAAATATTTAACATTCCCGATACTATGAAAATTCATACAGTTATAGCCTTAGGCTATCCTAATCAGGAGTCGTTCGTGTTTGATATGGAGGATAGTGTTAAGTATTATCTTGATGAAAATAATAATTTTCATGTGCCAAAGAGAAAAACAGAAGATATAGTTAAGTATTTTTAA
- a CDS encoding co-chaperone GroES — translation MKTLKPYLDKVVIKMVETEETTQSGIVLPGNAKEKPQMAEVIAVGPGGIVDGKEVTMFVEVGDKVIINKYAGTEVKLDKEEYTIVKQSDILAKVEF, via the coding sequence ATGAAAACATTAAAACCATATCTTGATAAGGTTGTTATTAAGATGGTAGAAACAGAAGAAACAACACAAAGCGGAATTGTTTTACCAGGAAACGCAAAGGAAAAGCCACAAATGGCAGAAGTAATTGCAGTAGGTCCTGGCGGAATAGTAGACGGAAAAGAAGTAACAATGTTTGTTGAAGTTGGCGATAAAGTTATTATCAACAAATATGCAGGAACAGAAGTTAAACTTGACAAAGAAGAATATACTATTGTTAAACAGTCTGATATATTAGCAAAAGTGGAATTTTAA
- a CDS encoding ACT domain-containing protein → MPGRDKLYVVSKEALSSVLLKTLHAKELLETKKVSSITEAIEKAQLSRGAFYKYKDLIMPFYDMQSEKKITFLMVLEDVKGVLSKILNIMAKYNVNVITINQNVPINKVANVTITVDTFDTKIKTKDLVTKIEGIDGVKKIDIISSGT, encoded by the coding sequence ATGCCCGGACGAGATAAACTCTATGTAGTATCAAAAGAAGCACTTTCATCGGTTTTATTAAAAACATTACACGCCAAAGAACTTCTTGAAACCAAAAAGGTTTCGAGCATAACAGAGGCTATAGAAAAAGCGCAACTTTCGAGGGGTGCTTTTTATAAGTATAAAGACCTGATAATGCCTTTTTACGATATGCAGTCTGAAAAAAAGATTACTTTTTTAATGGTTTTGGAAGATGTTAAAGGAGTTTTGTCTAAAATCTTAAATATTATGGCAAAATATAATGTAAATGTTATTACCATAAATCAGAATGTGCCTATCAATAAGGTTGCAAATGTTACTATCACTGTTGATACATTTGATACAAAAATCAAAACCAAAGATTTAGTTACAAAAATTGAGGGTATTGACGGTGTTAAAAAAATAGATATTATTTCCAGTGGAACATAA
- a CDS encoding TIGR00282 family metallophosphoesterase codes for MKNILVIGDVVGRCGRELIFSHLEALKKEYNIDFTIVNAENATTGNGITEKYAYMLLDAGADCLTLGNHAFDKKDLYNMLECSKKIVRPLNFNPDLPGDGVTVIEKDDFKIAVINIMGNVYIEKEVSNPFIVLKKAVDNIKRKYDTLNIIVDFHAEATSEKQALAYYMDAEITALFGTHTHVQTNDLRILKGGTGYITDVGMTGAENSVIGLEKEIAIARFKDGEKGKFSWSDISPMINGCVFTIDEKSGKTIDVKSVYKRY; via the coding sequence ATGAAAAATATACTTGTAATAGGCGACGTGGTTGGCAGATGCGGAAGAGAACTTATATTTTCCCATTTGGAAGCATTAAAAAAAGAATATAATATTGATTTTACAATAGTGAATGCAGAAAATGCTACAACGGGTAACGGTATAACCGAAAAGTATGCGTATATGCTTCTTGACGCAGGGGCAGACTGTTTAACTTTAGGAAACCACGCATTTGATAAAAAAGATTTATATAATATGCTTGAATGTTCTAAAAAAATTGTAAGACCTCTTAATTTTAACCCTGACTTACCTGGGGACGGGGTTACAGTTATTGAAAAGGACGATTTTAAAATTGCAGTTATAAACATAATGGGAAATGTATATATAGAAAAGGAAGTCTCAAACCCTTTTATTGTTTTAAAAAAAGCAGTTGACAACATTAAAAGAAAGTATGACACTTTAAATATAATTGTCGATTTTCATGCAGAAGCAACAAGCGAGAAACAAGCATTGGCGTATTATATGGACGCAGAGATTACAGCCCTTTTTGGCACACATACTCACGTGCAGACTAATGACTTAAGAATTTTAAAAGGCGGAACAGGGTATATAACTGATGTCGGTATGACAGGGGCAGAAAACTCTGTTATAGGCCTTGAAAAAGAAATAGCCATAGCAAGGTTTAAAGACGGAGAAAAAGGGAAATTCTCATGGTCTGATATTTCTCCTATGATAAACGGATGTGTATTTACTATCGATGAGAAAAGTGGTAAAACCATTGATGTAAAATCAGTTTATAAAAGATATTAA
- a CDS encoding rubrerythrin family protein, with protein sequence MANKYAGTQTEKNLEAAFSGESQARNKYTYFASKAKKEGFEQIAALFLKTAENEKEHAKMWFKELEGIGNTAENLVEAANGENYEWTDMYAGFAETAEKEGFKELAHKFRLVAAIEKHHEERYRALLKNVEMQEVFKKSEVKVWECRNCGHIIVGTEAPEICPTCDHPKAYFEIHAENY encoded by the coding sequence ATGGCTAACAAATATGCCGGTACACAAACTGAAAAAAATCTTGAGGCTGCATTTAGCGGCGAGTCTCAGGCAAGAAACAAATATACATATTTTGCTTCTAAAGCAAAAAAAGAAGGCTTCGAACAAATTGCTGCATTATTCTTAAAAACTGCAGAAAATGAAAAAGAACACGCTAAAATGTGGTTTAAAGAATTAGAAGGCATTGGAAACACTGCCGAAAACTTAGTTGAAGCTGCCAATGGCGAAAATTATGAATGGACAGATATGTATGCAGGTTTTGCAGAAACTGCAGAAAAAGAAGGGTTTAAAGAACTTGCTCATAAATTCCGTCTTGTTGCTGCTATTGAAAAGCATCACGAAGAAAGATACAGAGCACTTCTTAAAAATGTAGAAATGCAGGAAGTATTTAAAAAGAGCGAAGTAAAAGTATGGGAATGCAGAAACTGCGGACATATCATAGTTGGAACAGAAGCTCCTGAAATCTGCCCTACATGCGACCACCCTAAAGCATATTTTGAAATTCACGCAGAAAACTACTAA